A section of the Prevotella melaninogenica genome encodes:
- a CDS encoding type VI secretion system Vgr family protein: MSIPFNPITISVGKKSLSSFISLQIEQNIGKHHRFQMSVELESGGNRYVHNISENSKKWLGESIVVKAAGTPIFVGVVTNIQLHREGSDFGCIIVSGYSTTYRMETAHSCFSWNDTTIGDVVKKLCEQAKVQLELNPEFKENKDYICQYEESDFDFIRRLAHQYQEWMYYDGTKLIFGKPKKLADPIRLEYGTTLSSLDIGLQTLARSEQVFSYHSGSDREMERMTPDQAIGHDKLSGDAFRASLGLFSKPARQRALPRISDESELINYMGRKQAAETAETHYITAESQVPTLRVGSVVSLYSSFLERIGNISKESLGNFIIIEITHEVSQGSYYKNRFKAIPATIKALPSPKVRMPLAETQMATVLSNADPQGKGRVRVRMNWQTNGMQTGWVRVMTPDGGSSDDVKSNRGFVFIPEVGDQVLLGFRHGDPARPYVLGSLFNGTTGGGGGQGNNCKSLTTRSGSSLKLDDSAGSVTLHDKGGVSMNFDGGGNQSLNAASKATTSVGKGGSSVLTMDSSGNIDLSGKTQITLTVGGSTITIKGDEVRISSKNIILEAENNSITGKNNTVTGTNNKINGETDIEGPKLSLKGDPVKIN, translated from the coding sequence ATGTCAATTCCATTTAATCCAATCACTATCAGCGTAGGAAAGAAGTCTCTTTCTTCTTTTATTTCTCTACAAATCGAACAAAACATAGGTAAACATCACCGATTCCAAATGTCGGTTGAACTTGAATCTGGTGGCAATAGATATGTGCACAACATCAGCGAGAACAGTAAAAAGTGGCTGGGTGAAAGCATCGTGGTGAAAGCTGCTGGAACACCGATTTTCGTGGGTGTGGTGACAAACATACAGTTACACAGAGAAGGAAGTGACTTTGGGTGTATCATCGTTTCTGGTTATTCTACAACTTACAGAATGGAGACTGCACATAGCTGCTTCTCATGGAATGATACTACCATTGGGGATGTGGTTAAGAAGCTATGCGAACAAGCTAAGGTGCAATTAGAGTTAAATCCTGAATTCAAAGAGAACAAGGACTATATCTGTCAATATGAAGAGTCCGACTTCGACTTTATCCGTCGTCTTGCCCATCAGTATCAAGAGTGGATGTATTACGATGGAACTAAACTAATCTTCGGAAAACCAAAGAAATTGGCTGACCCAATTAGGCTGGAATATGGTACGACGCTGTCGTCACTTGATATCGGTTTGCAGACCCTCGCACGTTCAGAGCAGGTGTTCTCTTACCACTCTGGTTCAGACCGTGAGATGGAGAGAATGACACCAGACCAAGCCATTGGACATGATAAACTATCAGGCGATGCCTTCCGTGCATCATTAGGATTGTTCTCAAAACCAGCAAGACAGCGTGCATTGCCACGTATAAGCGATGAGTCGGAACTCATTAACTACATGGGGCGTAAGCAAGCGGCTGAGACGGCTGAGACACATTACATCACAGCAGAGAGTCAGGTGCCAACCCTGCGTGTAGGCTCTGTTGTAAGTCTTTACAGCTCATTCTTAGAGCGTATAGGAAATATATCTAAGGAGAGCTTGGGTAACTTTATCATTATTGAGATAACCCACGAGGTGAGCCAAGGTAGCTACTACAAAAACCGCTTTAAGGCTATCCCTGCAACGATAAAGGCACTACCAAGTCCAAAGGTACGTATGCCATTAGCCGAGACACAGATGGCAACTGTACTTAGCAATGCTGACCCACAGGGCAAGGGCCGTGTTCGTGTGCGTATGAACTGGCAAACGAATGGTATGCAGACAGGTTGGGTGCGTGTGATGACACCAGATGGCGGTAGCAGTGACGATGTAAAGAGCAACCGTGGTTTTGTATTCATCCCAGAGGTAGGTGACCAAGTCCTCCTCGGTTTCCGCCATGGTGACCCAGCAAGACCATACGTTTTGGGTAGCCTCTTTAATGGAACAACTGGTGGTGGCGGTGGCCAGGGCAATAACTGCAAGAGTCTCACCACACGAAGCGGTAGCTCCCTTAAACTTGACGACTCTGCAGGTAGCGTAACACTACACGACAAAGGTGGTGTAAGCATGAACTTTGATGGTGGAGGAAATCAAAGCCTTAATGCAGCTTCTAAGGCTACAACATCTGTGGGAAAAGGTGGTTCAAGTGTTCTCACAATGGATAGTAGTGGAAACATTGACCTTTCTGGTAAAACACAGATAACATTGACGGTTGGTGGTAGTACAATTACAATCAAAGGAGACGAAGTACGAATCAGCAGTAAGAATATAATCTTGGAGGCTGAGAACAATTCTATAACAGGAAAAAACAACACAGTAACAGGAACAAATAATAAGATTAACGGTGAAACCGATATTGAAGGACCAAAGCTGTCCTTGAAGGGTGACCCTGTGAAGATTAACTAA
- the tssD gene encoding type VI secretion system tube protein TssD, whose protein sequence is MSSFRATLELGGKEYDVLFSNYEFSRTTDKKGQPASSISGGRISVTIESTDDTSTIEAMLNSQFKPVEGKIIYKKSEEDAKMKEISFKNAYIVHYKETLDVNNEAPMTIAMTFSAENITVGNAELDNRWPRT, encoded by the coding sequence ATGAGTTCATTTAGAGCAACTTTGGAATTAGGTGGTAAGGAGTATGATGTACTCTTTTCTAACTACGAGTTCAGCCGTACAACTGACAAGAAGGGTCAGCCTGCATCAAGCATCTCTGGCGGTCGCATCAGTGTAACTATCGAGTCTACTGATGACACTTCTACCATCGAGGCTATGCTTAACAGCCAGTTCAAGCCTGTTGAGGGTAAGATTATCTACAAGAAGAGCGAAGAAGATGCTAAGATGAAGGAGATTTCTTTCAAGAATGCATACATCGTTCACTACAAGGAGACACTCGACGTTAACAACGAGGCTCCTATGACCATCGCTATGACTTTCTCTGCTGAGAATATCACAGTGGGTAATGCAGAGCTCGACAACCGTTGGCCTCGCACATAA
- a CDS encoding ISL3 family transposase: MKNGYRLRNFIGLLIGGKRVTIRMKVQRYKCKECDFDQQENIPFATGSRSYTHRFAKYVVDLLRGMTLQDVSNHLGVSWDTVKEIHSSYLERHYSPPYLDGVENIGIDEFAVKKGHVYKTIVVDLDSGRVIYVGEGKGTKALKKFWRKVKRKNIKIKHVATDLSAAFIASVMENCPDAVHLFDHFHVVKLMNEKLDDIRRKVYSMEKDINKRKVLKGTRYLLLGNGEDIFDKQHKTRLENALAMNEPLSKAYYLKEQLRQIWSQPTKDMAEKVLDDWIRQAEQSKIAQLQKMDVIVKTYKKGILAWYDCHLSIGKVEGINNKIKVMKRNAYGFRDERYFTLRLYALHDCRITRNVG; the protein is encoded by the coding sequence GTGAAAAACGGATATCGCCTGCGGAACTTTATCGGACTTCTCATAGGTGGCAAGCGAGTAACTATCCGCATGAAGGTGCAACGCTATAAATGTAAGGAATGTGATTTCGACCAGCAGGAGAATATTCCCTTTGCTACCGGCAGTCGCAGCTATACTCATCGCTTTGCCAAGTATGTAGTAGATTTACTTCGTGGTATGACGCTTCAGGATGTATCGAATCATCTGGGTGTATCATGGGATACGGTAAAGGAAATACACTCCTCTTACCTTGAGCGTCATTATAGCCCTCCATATTTAGATGGTGTAGAGAATATTGGTATAGATGAGTTTGCTGTTAAGAAAGGACATGTCTATAAGACAATAGTCGTGGATTTGGACAGTGGCAGGGTAATCTATGTTGGCGAAGGAAAGGGTACGAAAGCTCTGAAGAAATTCTGGCGGAAAGTCAAACGTAAGAATATAAAGATAAAACATGTGGCAACAGACCTGTCTGCGGCTTTCATAGCCTCTGTTATGGAGAACTGTCCCGATGCAGTACATCTGTTTGATCATTTCCATGTAGTGAAGTTAATGAACGAGAAACTTGACGATATCAGACGTAAAGTTTATAGTATGGAGAAAGATATAAATAAGCGTAAAGTACTCAAAGGAACAAGGTATCTGCTACTCGGCAATGGTGAGGACATCTTTGATAAACAGCACAAAACAAGGCTTGAGAATGCTTTAGCTATGAATGAGCCATTGTCAAAAGCATACTATTTGAAGGAACAACTGCGTCAGATATGGTCGCAACCCACGAAAGATATGGCAGAAAAAGTGCTTGATGACTGGATAAGGCAGGCTGAACAAAGTAAGATAGCCCAACTACAGAAAATGGATGTTATTGTGAAAACCTATAAGAAAGGAATCCTTGCCTGGTACGATTGCCATCTATCAATAGGAAAAGTCGAAGGCATCAATAACAAGATTAAAGTAATGAAACGAAATGCGTATGGATTCAGGGATGAGAGGTACTTTACACTAAGACTCTATGCACTGCATGACTGCCGTATCACTCGAAATGTCGGATGA
- a CDS encoding DUF5458 family protein, translated as MDNNKIKAKEQQAPSISKSTIAQQGTSSAASALDKLKEYGGFTFLENIIDGFSNLNPSRKARRNIFLSDAQWENDRKVLANRLEVWIDLLKSGQSAEQMRDKAKERALHVEDLLNKNLSKVLARTRELETSYRSVALFYRNTESQKVKNITIVNAEMDQLTDLDNPVFIDYISNELKHNFDRLDLRRNYSLLVIPGYLGSNAVLDKWGKIAHSNKVMLLTDFQDLETPDDVVDVFFNADHSGGDVYKSNIIMTCNWLLGRQKVVQVGEEDNLYVPGSSALAGKIYSTLMSQVVAGKKFGGLNDVESVRFDLKKSEISEIERMGLVPMVNEYSKVMAFSAKTLFNGDNLGLQTYSVVRVFDYISKVLFDFLNRRAFENWTTRTEADLRSQIVKFLDSIQGPTRLIEKFRVMRIEQDPNQKDRVLLDIHITPYFPAKSFVIQLEGRKGEEPEEANWESQYSQDK; from the coding sequence ATGGACAATAATAAAATAAAGGCTAAAGAACAGCAGGCTCCTTCTATAAGTAAGAGTACTATTGCACAGCAGGGAACCTCTTCTGCTGCCAGTGCGCTTGACAAACTGAAAGAGTATGGCGGATTTACTTTCTTAGAGAATATCATTGACGGCTTTTCTAATCTGAATCCTTCACGTAAGGCACGCCGAAACATCTTCCTCTCTGATGCACAATGGGAGAATGATCGTAAGGTTTTAGCTAATCGTCTTGAAGTTTGGATTGATCTCTTAAAATCTGGTCAGTCAGCTGAACAGATGAGAGATAAGGCTAAGGAAAGAGCCTTGCATGTTGAGGACTTACTGAATAAGAATCTTAGTAAGGTTTTGGCTCGTACACGTGAGCTTGAGACTTCTTATCGTTCAGTTGCTTTATTCTATCGCAATACAGAGAGTCAGAAGGTTAAGAATATCACTATTGTCAATGCTGAGATGGATCAATTGACAGACTTAGACAATCCTGTTTTCATTGACTATATCAGCAACGAGCTTAAGCATAACTTCGACCGTCTCGACCTTCGTCGTAACTATTCTTTGCTTGTCATCCCTGGATATTTGGGATCTAACGCTGTCCTTGACAAGTGGGGTAAGATTGCACACAGCAATAAGGTTATGCTTCTAACTGACTTCCAGGATTTGGAAACGCCAGACGATGTTGTTGATGTCTTCTTTAATGCTGACCATTCTGGTGGAGATGTATACAAGTCAAACATCATTATGACATGTAACTGGCTTTTAGGACGCCAGAAGGTAGTACAGGTAGGAGAAGAAGACAATCTTTACGTACCAGGCTCATCTGCTCTCGCAGGTAAGATTTACAGCACATTGATGTCACAGGTAGTTGCCGGAAAGAAATTTGGTGGTCTTAATGATGTTGAAAGCGTACGTTTCGATTTGAAGAAAAGCGAGATTTCAGAAATCGAACGCATGGGTCTTGTACCAATGGTCAACGAGTATAGTAAGGTGATGGCATTCTCTGCTAAAACACTCTTCAATGGTGATAACCTTGGATTGCAGACTTACTCTGTTGTTCGTGTATTCGATTATATCTCTAAGGTTCTATTCGACTTCCTGAACCGCCGCGCATTCGAGAACTGGACAACTCGTACAGAGGCTGACTTGAGAAGCCAGATTGTGAAGTTCCTTGATAGCATACAGGGGCCAACTCGTCTGATTGAGAAGTTCCGAGTGATGAGAATTGAGCAAGATCCAAACCAGAAGGATCGTGTATTACTTGATATTCACATCACTCCATACTTCCCTGCAAAGAGCTTCGTTATTCAGCTCGAGGGTCGTAAGGGTGAAGAACCAGAAGAGGCTAACTGGGAAAGCCAGTACTCACAAGATAAATAA
- a CDS encoding alpha/beta hydrolase yields the protein MKKLMIASLGMMLAMNMNAAKKPKTSALQFNPESGVKASLTMPDGKVVNYTAYNKLYFVTNVEDSTYQYMNIFVPEGANEQTPIFLRTYVGGYMASQAGDPQAEDASGRALAEGYVLVIPGSRGRTSTVKKGKKTVYTGRAPKALLDLKAAIRYLRHFDNLIPGNTEKIITDGTSAGGAMSSLMGATGNNPAYEPLLKAMGAADGRDDIFASVCYCPITDLDHADMAYEWLYGNTDSRKSLAASKQTLIKELAAQFPSYINSLGLKKPDGTLLNADNYLDYIKQIIIRSAQDAKDAGAVIPDSIGFTFSSEAAIQAPINGGVGMARPAGMGGGMPPMMMGGGKKVGEYITDLDMNKYLNYVVSTQPLKGVPSFDSYNVDGAAASGENGEFGNEQGSDVNFTAWAAAKTGSTLSDEIKDNVRLLNPMYFIGDTATSVAPHWYIRHGARDRDTAFPIAINLATKLQNAGKDVNFKLPWNRPHSGDYALKELFSWIAKIVK from the coding sequence ATGAAGAAACTAATGATTGCATCCTTAGGAATGATGCTCGCAATGAATATGAATGCTGCTAAGAAACCAAAGACAAGTGCTCTGCAGTTTAATCCTGAGAGTGGAGTGAAGGCATCATTGACAATGCCTGATGGCAAAGTAGTAAACTACACTGCTTATAATAAACTTTATTTTGTTACCAATGTAGAAGATTCTACCTATCAGTATATGAATATCTTTGTGCCAGAAGGGGCTAACGAGCAGACACCTATCTTCCTTCGTACTTACGTAGGAGGCTATATGGCAAGTCAGGCAGGTGACCCACAAGCAGAGGATGCCAGTGGACGCGCTTTGGCTGAGGGCTATGTTCTCGTTATTCCCGGTAGCCGTGGCCGTACTTCTACCGTAAAGAAAGGAAAGAAGACGGTTTATACTGGTCGTGCTCCGAAAGCCCTGCTTGACTTAAAAGCGGCTATCCGTTACCTGCGTCACTTTGATAACCTGATACCGGGTAATACGGAGAAGATTATTACTGACGGTACCAGTGCAGGTGGAGCGATGTCGAGTTTGATGGGTGCAACAGGCAATAACCCAGCCTATGAGCCCCTGCTCAAGGCTATGGGTGCAGCCGACGGACGTGATGATATCTTTGCGAGTGTATGCTATTGCCCGATTACCGACCTCGATCATGCGGATATGGCATACGAATGGTTGTATGGCAATACTGATAGTCGCAAGAGCCTCGCTGCAAGTAAGCAGACATTGATAAAGGAATTGGCAGCACAGTTCCCATCTTATATCAACTCACTTGGCTTGAAAAAGCCTGATGGTACACTGCTAAATGCCGACAATTATCTTGACTATATCAAGCAGATTATTATCCGTAGTGCTCAGGATGCTAAAGATGCAGGTGCAGTCATCCCTGATTCTATCGGTTTTACATTCAGCAGTGAGGCAGCTATTCAGGCTCCTATCAATGGCGGTGTAGGTATGGCACGACCTGCAGGAATGGGTGGCGGTATGCCTCCGATGATGATGGGTGGCGGAAAAAAGGTTGGTGAATATATCACAGACCTTGATATGAACAAGTATCTTAACTACGTAGTAAGTACGCAACCCCTCAAGGGTGTACCATCTTTTGACAGCTACAACGTGGACGGAGCAGCTGCAAGTGGTGAGAACGGTGAGTTTGGAAACGAGCAAGGTTCTGATGTTAACTTTACGGCATGGGCTGCTGCAAAGACGGGTAGCACATTGTCTGACGAGATAAAAGACAATGTCCGCCTGCTGAATCCTATGTATTTCATCGGTGATACAGCTACCTCTGTTGCTCCTCACTGGTATATCCGACATGGTGCTCGCGACCGTGATACTGCTTTCCCTATTGCCATCAATTTGGCTACAAAGCTACAGAATGCGGGTAAGGATGTTAACTTCAAGCTACCTTGGAACCGTCCTCACAGTGGCGACTATGCCCTGAAAGAACTCTTCAGCTGGATAGCTAAGATTGTAAAATAA
- a CDS encoding nitroreductase family protein, with translation MKISMIINAVLAIALVFLSYKLAVTGNDKGKEQDSSEVVLHTILKRTSIRSYENKTVEKEKIEKLLRAGMAAPTAMNKQPWHFVVITDKSQLKELSEANPYAAMAAKAPLAIVVCGDMKKAAEGNAREFWIQDCSAASENILLAATGMGLGAVWTGIYPSKERCTDVAKVLGLPESLIPLNTIVIGYPDADVSPKDKWNTENISYNTYGEE, from the coding sequence ATGAAGATTTCAATGATTATCAATGCAGTGCTTGCCATTGCACTTGTATTCCTTAGTTATAAACTTGCTGTAACTGGGAATGACAAAGGTAAGGAACAAGATAGCTCCGAAGTAGTACTCCATACGATTCTCAAGCGCACATCTATCCGCTCTTATGAGAATAAAACTGTTGAAAAGGAGAAGATAGAAAAACTGCTTCGTGCAGGAATGGCTGCCCCAACAGCAATGAACAAACAGCCTTGGCATTTTGTAGTTATTACGGATAAAAGTCAGTTAAAAGAACTTTCTGAGGCTAATCCCTATGCTGCTATGGCAGCAAAGGCTCCACTGGCTATCGTTGTTTGTGGTGATATGAAAAAGGCGGCTGAAGGTAATGCACGTGAGTTCTGGATTCAGGATTGCTCTGCAGCTTCGGAGAATATTCTCTTAGCTGCTACAGGAATGGGACTTGGAGCCGTGTGGACAGGCATCTACCCTTCCAAAGAACGTTGTACTGACGTGGCTAAGGTACTCGGACTCCCAGAGTCGTTAATTCCACTAAACACGATTGTCATTGGTTATCCTGATGCTGATGTGAGTCCGAAGGATAAATGGAATACGGAAAACATTTCATACAACACCTATGGTGAGGAGTAA